The genomic region CGCATCATCCCCCACTCCGGCCCAGCCTCCTCCGCAACGACCACCACCCCAGCCGCACCGCAAAGGGCAAACCCTCCAGCAGATATCGACGCCACAACCGCCCAGGCTCCTGCACCAGCCGATAAAACCACTCCACACCCAGCCCACGAGCCCATCCCGGTGCCCGCTTCACCGTCCCCGCCACATAACTAAAGGAAATCCCTACCCCCAACCAGCACGACTCGGGAGCCAGCTCTCGCAGCCTCTCGATCAACAACTCCTGCTTCGGAAATCCCAGCCCAACAAAAATAATCGCACCCCCCAAACCCTTCACAACCGCCTCCACCTCAGCCATCGCCGCAGGATCCTCCTCAAAACCCACAGCCGGGCAATGCACCCCCAGCACCTCAAGGCCCGAATAACGCTCGGCCAGCACCCGCCCCGCCGCCTCCGCATCCCCAGGCGATCCCCCAATCAACACCACCCCCACACCAGCCCGCGCCGCCGCCTCACTCACCGTCCACACCAGACTCGATCCCGCCACCCGCTCCGGCAGCTCATCACCCGCCAAGCGACTCGCCCACACCAACGGCTGACCATCCGCCACCCGAACATCCGCACGACCCACCAACGCCCGCACCCCCTCATCCACCACACATCGCCGCAGAATATCCAGATTAGGCGTCACCACCCACCCCCCAACCCCCGAACGCGCATGACCCACCACCCACGTCACCA from Phycisphaeraceae bacterium harbors:
- a CDS encoding WecB/TagA/CpsF family glycosyltransferase, with amino-acid sequence MREQCDRMTEVEVMGVGLARATESEVVTWVVGHARSGVGGWVVTPNLDILRRCVVDEGVRALVGRADVRVADGQPLVWASRLAGDELPERVAGSSLVWTVSEAAARAGVGVVLIGGSPGDAEAAGRVLAERYSGLEVLGVHCPAVGFEEDPAAMAEVEAVVKGLGGAIIFVGLGFPKQELLIERLRELAPESCWLGVGISFSYVAGTVKRAPGWARGLGVEWFYRLVQEPGRLWRRYLLEGLPFAVRLGWWSLRRRLGRSGG